Proteins from a genomic interval of Sphingomonas sp. Y38-1Y:
- a CDS encoding ATP phosphoribosyltransferase regulatory subunit: MTGLLPEGFHDRLPPFADAAARLERRVLATAFLHGYEQVDPPLVEFEAALRRRLKAGGARDSVRFVDPVSQATLAVRPDITAQVGRIAATRMGHHPRPVRLSYAGAVVRLRGGQLRPERAARQIGCELIGRDTVAAAREIVGVAVEAVQAAGLVGLSIDFTLPDLLTELARDFAPDRLAALREALDGKDAAGVAAIDSDFLPLIEAAGPFAPALARLRGSAHGAALASRLDGLEAIAASVPDGVALTLDPTERHGFEYQSWLGFSLFQVGVPVEVGRGGTYAIVHDDGAEEAAVGFSIYADAILDAGLAPVERRRLFVPVDADAAQAAALRGQGWVTVAALEDGDTPQAQLCTHVLTSEGPRPI, translated from the coding sequence ATGACCGGCCTCCTGCCCGAAGGGTTTCACGACCGCCTGCCGCCCTTTGCCGACGCTGCCGCGCGGCTGGAGCGGCGGGTGCTCGCTACCGCGTTCCTGCATGGTTACGAGCAGGTCGACCCGCCGCTGGTCGAGTTCGAAGCGGCGCTCAGGCGACGCCTGAAGGCGGGCGGCGCACGCGATTCGGTCCGGTTCGTCGATCCCGTGTCGCAGGCGACGCTGGCGGTTCGGCCCGACATCACCGCACAGGTCGGCCGGATCGCCGCCACGCGCATGGGTCATCATCCGCGGCCCGTGCGCCTCTCCTATGCCGGCGCGGTCGTGCGCCTGCGCGGCGGTCAGCTTCGACCCGAGCGCGCGGCGCGCCAGATCGGCTGCGAGCTGATCGGCCGCGACACCGTCGCTGCCGCGCGCGAGATCGTCGGCGTCGCGGTCGAGGCGGTGCAGGCGGCGGGGCTGGTCGGCCTGTCGATCGACTTCACGCTGCCCGACCTCCTCACCGAACTCGCCCGCGATTTCGCCCCCGATCGGCTGGCGGCGCTGCGCGAGGCGCTGGACGGAAAGGATGCCGCCGGCGTCGCGGCGATCGATTCCGACTTCCTGCCGCTGATCGAGGCCGCGGGGCCGTTCGCGCCCGCACTCGCCCGACTGCGGGGAAGCGCACATGGCGCCGCGCTCGCAAGCCGGCTCGACGGGCTGGAGGCGATCGCCGCGTCGGTGCCGGACGGCGTCGCGCTGACGCTCGACCCCACCGAGCGGCACGGGTTCGAGTACCAGAGCTGGCTCGGCTTCTCGCTGTTCCAGGTCGGCGTGCCGGTCGAGGTGGGTCGCGGCGGCACCTATGCGATCGTCCATGACGATGGCGCTGAGGAAGCCGCGGTCGGCTTCTCGATCTATGCCGATGCGATCTTGGACGCCGGCCTCGCGCCGGTCGAGCGCCGCCGGCTGTTCGTGCCCGTCGATGCCGATGCCGCCCAAGCGGCGGCGCTGCGCGGCCAGGGCTGGGTCACGGTCGCCGCGCTCGAGGACGGCGACACGCCGCAAGCCCAGCTCTGCACCCACGTCCTGACGTCCGAGGGACCCAGACCCATATGA
- a CDS encoding DEAD/DEAH box helicase, with amino-acid sequence MSFSSLGLSRPVLDALAQKNYDTPTPIQQQSIPALLDGNDLLGIAQTGTGKTAAFMLPSIDRLVKANIRRKPMRCRMLVLAPTRELASQIADSARDYAKFTKLTVATVFGGVPIGRNRRDTAAGVDILVATPGRLMDLIEQRCMSLADLEILVLDEADQMLDLGFIHTLRKIVAMLPVDRQSLFFSATMPKTIKELADKFLTDPVEVRVAPVSSTAERVEQYVTHVNQAEKQALLTLFFQRNEVERAIVFTRTKHGADRVVKLLGSNGIVSHAIHGNKSQPQREKALADFRAGKVKILVATDIAARGIDVSDVSHVLNFELPNVAEQYVHRIGRTARAGKTGVAFAFCDAEEKGYLRQIEKLTRQSISVVPLPDNFEAESHRIKSSRVGPIPAERPERPRQEQGPRRPRATHSAKPAGEGRGHGRPGGPRRDGRPGGRPGGNRGGGARAQG; translated from the coding sequence ATGTCCTTTTCGTCGCTCGGCCTCTCGCGGCCCGTGCTCGATGCGCTCGCGCAGAAGAATTACGACACCCCCACCCCCATTCAGCAGCAGTCGATCCCGGCGCTGCTCGACGGCAACGACCTGCTCGGCATCGCGCAGACCGGCACCGGCAAGACCGCGGCGTTCATGCTGCCGTCGATCGACCGGCTGGTGAAGGCGAACATCCGCCGCAAGCCGATGCGCTGCCGCATGCTGGTGCTCGCGCCGACGCGGGAGCTCGCCAGCCAGATCGCCGATTCGGCACGCGACTATGCCAAGTTCACCAAGCTGACCGTCGCGACCGTGTTCGGCGGCGTGCCGATCGGCCGCAACCGCCGCGACACCGCCGCGGGCGTCGACATCCTGGTCGCCACGCCGGGCCGGCTGATGGACCTGATCGAGCAGCGCTGCATGAGCCTGGCCGATCTGGAGATCCTCGTCCTGGACGAGGCGGACCAGATGCTCGACCTCGGCTTCATCCATACGCTTCGCAAGATCGTCGCGATGCTGCCGGTCGATCGCCAGTCGCTGTTCTTCTCGGCCACCATGCCGAAGACGATCAAGGAGCTGGCCGACAAGTTCCTGACCGACCCGGTCGAGGTGCGCGTCGCTCCGGTGAGCTCGACCGCCGAGCGCGTCGAGCAGTATGTCACGCACGTCAACCAGGCCGAGAAGCAGGCGCTCTTGACGCTGTTCTTCCAGCGCAACGAGGTCGAACGCGCGATCGTGTTCACGCGCACCAAGCATGGTGCCGACCGCGTCGTGAAGCTGCTGGGCTCGAACGGCATCGTCAGCCACGCGATCCACGGCAACAAGTCGCAGCCGCAGCGGGAGAAGGCGCTGGCCGATTTCCGCGCGGGCAAGGTCAAGATCCTGGTCGCGACCGACATCGCCGCGCGCGGCATCGACGTGTCGGACGTCAGCCATGTGCTCAACTTCGAGCTGCCCAACGTGGCCGAGCAATATGTCCATCGCATCGGCCGCACCGCGCGGGCGGGCAAGACGGGCGTGGCGTTCGCCTTCTGCGATGCCGAGGAGAAGGGCTATCTTCGCCAGATCGAGAAGCTGACGCGCCAGAGCATCAGCGTCGTGCCGCTGCCCGACAATTTCGAGGCCGAGAGCCATCGCATCAAGTCGAGCCGCGTCGGCCCGATCCCGGCCGAGCGCCCCGAGCGCCCGCGCCAGGAGCAGGGCCCGCGCCGTCCGCGCGCGACGCACTCGGCCAAGCCCGCGGGCGAGGGTCGCGGTCATGGCCGCCCCGGCGGTCCGCGCCGCGACGGTCGCCCGGGTGGCCGCCCCGGCGGCAACCGCGGTGGCGGCGCCCGCGCTCAGGGTTGA
- a CDS encoding Dabb family protein, giving the protein MKLLHALGTAALMVSMLPGAAVAKQAAATAEPRFIHHVFFTLKRPGNAGDRARLIAALRKLMATPVIRTYQIGQHAGTTRDVVQRGYDVSLTLTFDSPADQETYQDHPIHLAFVRDNAALWSKVVVYDTVPVP; this is encoded by the coding sequence ATGAAGCTTTTGCACGCGCTCGGTACCGCCGCGCTGATGGTCTCGATGCTCCCGGGCGCCGCGGTCGCCAAGCAGGCCGCCGCCACCGCCGAGCCCCGCTTCATCCACCACGTCTTCTTCACGCTCAAGCGTCCCGGCAATGCCGGGGATCGCGCCAGGCTGATCGCCGCGCTTCGCAAGCTGATGGCGACGCCCGTCATCCGCACCTATCAGATCGGCCAGCATGCCGGCACGACGCGCGACGTCGTCCAGCGCGGCTATGACGTGTCGCTGACGCTGACGTTCGACAGCCCCGCGGATCAGGAGACCTATCAGGATCATCCGATCCATCTGGCGTTCGTGCGCGACAACGCCGCGCTCTGGTCGAAGGTCGTCGTGTACGACACCGTTCCCGTCCCCTGA
- a CDS encoding OmpA family protein → MGIQRNLTLLAILAATAATPAAAQNWDWAGGRAGAPMIRLVGAGVPALYPQLRRSNRGRAFVMRNFDRNRDGRIQPVEAREANAAFEILAGARRDRFDWEARDVALVRERPGRWDRAAMQGYGFRQTPRGAMMSLSEEVLFATDSAVLRPGAIRRLEPLADYLRGNPGVRVAIDGHTDSRGTDAHNQGLSLRRADAVRAAFDEMGVTRARFSVQGYGERQPVASNATPQGMRQNRRVEVTLLGRRASEFAAR, encoded by the coding sequence ATGGGTATCCAGCGTAACCTCACTCTCCTCGCCATTCTGGCCGCGACCGCGGCGACGCCGGCGGCGGCGCAGAACTGGGACTGGGCCGGCGGCCGTGCGGGCGCGCCGATGATCCGGCTGGTCGGCGCGGGCGTACCGGCGCTCTATCCCCAGCTTCGCCGCTCCAATCGCGGCCGCGCCTTCGTCATGCGCAACTTTGATCGCAACCGCGACGGCCGCATCCAGCCGGTCGAGGCGCGTGAGGCCAATGCCGCGTTCGAGATTCTCGCCGGCGCACGCCGCGATCGCTTCGACTGGGAAGCTCGCGACGTCGCTCTCGTCCGTGAGCGGCCGGGCCGTTGGGACCGCGCGGCGATGCAGGGCTATGGCTTTCGCCAGACGCCGCGCGGCGCGATGATGTCGCTGTCCGAGGAAGTGCTGTTCGCGACCGACAGTGCGGTGCTGCGTCCCGGCGCGATCCGCCGCTTGGAGCCGCTGGCCGATTACCTCCGTGGCAATCCCGGTGTCCGTGTCGCGATCGACGGCCACACCGACTCGCGCGGCACTGACGCACACAACCAGGGCCTGTCGCTCCGCCGCGCCGATGCGGTTCGCGCCGCCTTTGACGAGATGGGCGTGACCCGCGCGCGCTTCAGCGTTCAGGGCTATGGCGAGCGCCAGCCCGTCGCCAGCAACGCGACGCCGCAGGGCATGCGCCAGAACCGCCGTGTCGAGGTGACGTTGCTCGGCCGCCGCGCGAGCGAGTTTGCCGCGCGCTGA
- the gyrB gene encoding DNA topoisomerase (ATP-hydrolyzing) subunit B, with amino-acid sequence MATSNENEYGASSIKVLKGLDAVRKRPGMYIGDPDDGSGLHHMVFEVSDNAIDEALAGHCDRILITLNADGSVSVEDNGRGIPTGIHPEEGVSAAEVIMTQLHAGGKFENTSDSNAYKVSGGLHGVGVSVVNALSEWLDLNIWRDGEEHYMRFRHGDAEAPLKVIGPAPEGKKGTRVTFLASPETFKITEYDFDKLEHRYRELAFLNSGVRLFLRDARHEEAKEVELYYEGGIAAFVKYLDRAKQPLMPDPVAITGTRDDVTIDVALEWNDSYYENVLCFTNNIPQRDGGTHLAAFRAALTRTINSYADKSGLLKKEKVTLTGDDMREGLTAIVSVKLPDPKFSSQTKDKLVSSEVRQPLESLMADKLAEWLEENPAVAKQIIQKVIDAAAAREAAKKARELTRRKGVMDIASLPGKLADCQERDPAKSELFLVEGDSAGGSAKQGRDRHFQAILPLRGKILNVERARFDRMLGSKEIGTLIQAMGTGIGRDDFNLSKLRYHKIVIMTDADVDGAHIRTLLLTFFYRQMPEIIQAGHLYIAQPPLYKATKGRSEVYLKDDAALDEYLVEAGVGAMVLEGASGTRADKDLRTLVEHARRMRTLMRYVPRRYDASIIETLALGGALDPEATREMRAERLAEVTRRLDLADGEGKWSAEMSEEGGFHFRRLWRGVTDHHIIEAAFLASAEARKLHGLAAEEAATYVSAAKLIPARGQAQASEGVEGEDEGVTVQKGETLIGRPSQLLEAILASGRKGLSIQRYKGLGEMNAEQLWETTLDPSVRSMLKVAIDQADVADEIFTRLMGDVVEPRREFIQENALSVANLDV; translated from the coding sequence ATGGCAACCAGCAACGAAAACGAATACGGCGCCTCCTCAATCAAGGTGCTGAAGGGCCTCGACGCCGTTCGCAAGCGGCCGGGCATGTATATCGGCGATCCCGACGACGGGTCGGGCCTCCACCACATGGTGTTCGAGGTCAGCGACAACGCGATCGACGAGGCGCTGGCCGGCCATTGCGACCGCATCCTCATTACCTTGAACGCTGACGGTTCGGTCAGCGTCGAGGACAATGGCCGCGGCATCCCGACCGGCATCCACCCCGAAGAGGGCGTGTCGGCGGCCGAGGTCATCATGACCCAGCTCCACGCCGGCGGTAAGTTCGAGAACACGTCGGATTCGAACGCCTACAAGGTGTCGGGCGGCCTTCACGGCGTCGGCGTCAGCGTGGTCAACGCGCTCAGCGAATGGCTCGACCTCAACATCTGGCGCGATGGCGAGGAGCATTACATGCGCTTCCGCCACGGCGATGCCGAGGCGCCGCTGAAGGTGATCGGCCCGGCGCCAGAGGGCAAGAAGGGCACGCGCGTCACTTTCCTCGCCAGCCCTGAGACGTTCAAGATCACCGAGTACGACTTCGACAAGCTCGAGCACCGCTATCGCGAGCTTGCGTTCCTCAATTCGGGCGTGCGCCTGTTCCTGCGCGATGCGCGGCACGAGGAGGCGAAGGAAGTCGAGCTCTATTACGAGGGCGGCATCGCCGCGTTCGTGAAGTATCTCGACCGCGCCAAGCAGCCGCTGATGCCCGATCCCGTCGCGATCACGGGCACGCGCGACGACGTGACGATCGACGTCGCGCTGGAGTGGAACGACAGCTATTACGAAAACGTCCTCTGCTTCACGAACAACATTCCCCAGCGTGACGGCGGCACGCACCTGGCCGCGTTCCGCGCCGCGCTGACGCGCACGATCAACAGCTATGCCGACAAGTCGGGGCTCCTTAAGAAGGAGAAGGTCACGCTGACCGGCGACGACATGCGCGAGGGGCTGACCGCGATCGTCAGCGTCAAGCTGCCCGATCCGAAGTTCAGCTCGCAGACCAAGGACAAGCTGGTCAGCTCCGAAGTGCGCCAGCCGCTCGAATCGCTGATGGCGGACAAGCTCGCCGAATGGCTCGAAGAGAACCCAGCCGTAGCCAAGCAGATCATCCAGAAGGTGATCGACGCCGCCGCCGCGCGAGAGGCGGCGAAGAAGGCGCGCGAGCTCACCCGGCGCAAGGGCGTGATGGACATCGCCAGCCTGCCCGGCAAGCTGGCCGATTGTCAGGAGCGCGATCCCGCCAAGTCCGAACTGTTCCTGGTCGAGGGCGATTCGGCCGGTGGCTCGGCCAAGCAGGGCCGCGATCGCCATTTCCAGGCGATCCTGCCGCTCAGGGGCAAGATCCTCAACGTCGAGCGAGCGCGGTTCGACCGGATGCTGGGGTCGAAGGAGATCGGCACGCTCATCCAGGCGATGGGCACCGGCATCGGCCGCGACGACTTCAACCTGTCGAAGCTTCGCTATCACAAGATCGTCATCATGACCGACGCCGATGTCGACGGCGCGCACATCCGCACGCTCCTGCTGACGTTCTTCTATCGCCAGATGCCGGAGATCATCCAGGCCGGGCACCTCTATATCGCGCAGCCGCCGCTCTATAAGGCGACCAAGGGGCGTTCGGAGGTGTACCTGAAGGACGACGCCGCACTCGACGAATATCTGGTCGAGGCGGGTGTTGGCGCAATGGTGCTGGAGGGCGCATCGGGCACGCGCGCGGACAAGGATCTGCGCACCCTGGTCGAGCATGCGCGGCGGATGCGCACGCTGATGCGCTACGTCCCGCGCCGCTACGACGCGTCGATCATCGAGACGCTGGCGCTGGGCGGCGCGCTCGATCCCGAAGCCACGCGCGAGATGCGGGCCGAGCGACTGGCCGAAGTCACTCGCCGCCTGGACCTTGCCGATGGCGAGGGCAAATGGTCGGCGGAGATGAGCGAGGAAGGCGGCTTCCACTTCCGCCGGCTGTGGCGGGGCGTGACCGATCACCACATCATCGAGGCCGCGTTCCTGGCCTCGGCCGAGGCGCGCAAGCTCCACGGCCTCGCTGCCGAGGAAGCCGCGACCTATGTCAGCGCCGCCAAGCTGATCCCCGCGCGCGGCCAGGCGCAGGCGAGCGAGGGTGTCGAGGGCGAGGACGAAGGCGTCACCGTCCAGAAGGGCGAGACGCTGATCGGCCGGCCGAGCCAGCTCCTGGAGGCGATCCTGGCCTCGGGCCGAAAGGGCCTGTCGATCCAGCGCTACAAGGGGCTGGGCGAGATGAACGCCGAGCAGCTCTGGGAAACGACGCTCGACCCGTCGGTTCGCTCGATGCTCAAGGTCGCGATCGATCAGGCCGATGTCGCGGACGAGATCTTCACGCGCCTGATGGGCGACGTCGTCGAACCGCGCCGCGAGTTCATCCAGGAGAACGCGCTGAGCGTGGCGAATCTGGACGTCTGA
- the recF gene encoding DNA replication/repair protein RecF (All proteins in this family for which functions are known are DNA-binding proteins that assist the filamentation of RecA onto DNA for the initiation of recombination or recombinational repair.) has product MLVRLALSDFRNHADAVIEPGPGFVALTGENGAGKTNVLEAVSLLAPGRGLRRATFPAMARQGGPGGFGVAATLIGDAVLGTGVEPRAPERRIVRINGAGAPATALAEWLAVLWLTPAMDRLFAEPASERRRFLDRLTLALEPGHAAHATRYETAMRERNRLLADDAPTDPQWLVALEARMGEHGAAIDAARRRTVAALSAILESASEGPFARPSLALEGWAGDRDGLVRELAQGRGRDAAAGRTLVGPHRADLAVAHRDKAQAAALCSTGEQKALLLGIVLAHADLVAATMPHPPVLLLDEVAAHLDPIRRAALFDRLAGKGQVWMTGTEDALFAELGQEATRLHVAAGQLSPA; this is encoded by the coding sequence ATGCTCGTCCGTCTCGCGCTCAGCGACTTTCGCAACCATGCCGACGCGGTGATCGAGCCGGGGCCGGGCTTCGTCGCGCTGACGGGGGAGAATGGCGCGGGCAAGACCAACGTGCTGGAGGCGGTGTCGCTGCTCGCCCCCGGTCGCGGCCTGCGCCGCGCGACCTTTCCGGCGATGGCGCGGCAGGGCGGGCCCGGCGGCTTCGGCGTCGCCGCGACGCTGATCGGCGATGCGGTGCTCGGCACCGGCGTCGAGCCGCGCGCGCCCGAGCGGCGGATCGTGCGGATCAACGGCGCCGGCGCGCCCGCCACCGCGCTCGCCGAATGGCTGGCGGTGCTGTGGCTGACGCCCGCGATGGACCGGCTATTCGCCGAACCGGCGAGCGAGCGGCGGCGGTTCCTCGATCGGCTGACGCTGGCGCTGGAGCCCGGTCACGCCGCCCACGCGACGCGCTACGAAACCGCGATGCGCGAGCGCAACCGGCTGCTCGCCGACGATGCGCCCACCGATCCGCAATGGCTCGTCGCGCTCGAGGCGCGGATGGGCGAGCATGGCGCGGCGATTGACGCGGCGCGGCGGCGGACCGTGGCGGCGCTGTCGGCGATTCTCGAGTCCGCCAGCGAAGGCCCTTTCGCACGCCCGTCGCTCGCGCTTGAAGGCTGGGCGGGCGATCGCGACGGACTGGTGCGCGAGCTGGCGCAAGGCCGCGGGCGCGATGCCGCGGCAGGACGGACATTGGTCGGCCCGCACCGCGCCGACCTCGCCGTCGCGCATCGTGACAAGGCGCAGGCGGCGGCGCTGTGTTCGACTGGCGAGCAGAAGGCGCTACTGCTTGGCATCGTGCTCGCGCACGCCGATCTCGTCGCCGCGACGATGCCGCACCCGCCGGTGCTGCTGCTGGATGAGGTGGCCGCGCATCTCGACCCCATCCGCCGCGCCGCGCTGTTCGATCGGCTTGCGGGCAAGGGGCAGGTATGGATGACCGGGACCGAAGACGCGCTGTTCGCCGAACTCGGGCAGGAGGCGACGCGGCTGCATGTCGCCGCGGGGCAACTCAGCCCGGCTTGA
- the serA gene encoding phosphoglycerate dehydrogenase: protein MPKVLISDKMSPLAAQIFRERGVEVDEITGKTPDELKAMIGEYDGLAIRSSTKVTKEILDAATNLKVIGRAGIGVDNVDIPAASAAGVVVMNTPFGNSITTAEHAIALMFALARQLPEANAQTQAGTWPKNGFMGVEVTGKTLGLIGAGNIGSIVADRALGLKMKVVAYDPFLSPDRALELGIEKVELDQLLARADFITLHTPLTDQTRNILSAENLAKTKKGVRIVNCARGGLIDEAALKELLDSGHIAGAALDVFVTEPAKEHPLFGTPNFVATPHLGASTNEAQVNVALQVAEQMADYLVSGGVTNALNMPSLSAEEAPRIRPYMALAERLGSLVGQLSRDAAPRISIHTEGAAAELNPKPIVSAVLAGYLRVHSDTVNMVNAPFLARERGIEVREVRTEREGDYHTLVRVSVKTEAGERSVAGTLFGNEAPRVVELFGIKVEADLAGHMLYVVNEDAPGFIGRIGTTLGEAGVNIGTFHLGRRAAGGEAVLLLSVDEPVTPDLIAKVRALPGVKTVMALKF from the coding sequence ATGCCCAAGGTCCTGATTTCCGACAAGATGTCCCCCCTGGCCGCCCAGATCTTCCGCGAGCGCGGGGTCGAGGTGGACGAGATCACCGGCAAGACGCCCGACGAGCTGAAGGCGATGATCGGCGAGTATGACGGTCTCGCCATCCGCTCCTCGACCAAGGTGACGAAGGAGATCCTCGACGCCGCGACGAACCTGAAGGTCATCGGCCGCGCCGGCATCGGCGTCGACAATGTCGACATCCCCGCCGCCAGCGCCGCGGGCGTTGTTGTCATGAACACGCCGTTCGGTAACTCGATCACCACCGCCGAGCACGCGATCGCGCTGATGTTTGCGCTCGCCCGCCAACTTCCCGAAGCGAATGCGCAGACGCAGGCGGGAACGTGGCCGAAGAACGGCTTCATGGGCGTCGAGGTGACCGGCAAGACGCTCGGCCTGATCGGCGCGGGCAATATCGGTTCGATCGTCGCCGACCGCGCGCTCGGTCTCAAGATGAAGGTCGTCGCCTACGACCCGTTCCTCTCGCCCGACCGCGCGCTGGAGCTCGGCATCGAGAAGGTCGAGCTCGACCAGCTGCTCGCCCGCGCCGACTTCATCACGCTGCACACGCCGCTCACCGACCAGACCCGCAACATCCTCTCGGCCGAGAACTTGGCCAAGACCAAGAAGGGCGTGCGCATCGTCAACTGCGCGCGCGGCGGCCTGATCGACGAGGCGGCGCTCAAGGAACTGCTCGACAGCGGCCACATCGCCGGTGCCGCGCTCGACGTGTTCGTGACCGAGCCTGCGAAGGAGCATCCGCTGTTCGGCACGCCGAACTTCGTCGCGACGCCGCATCTGGGCGCCTCGACCAACGAGGCGCAGGTCAACGTCGCGCTTCAGGTCGCCGAGCAGATGGCCGACTATCTCGTCTCGGGCGGCGTCACCAACGCGCTCAACATGCCGAGCCTCTCGGCCGAAGAAGCGCCGCGCATCCGTCCGTACATGGCGCTCGCCGAGCGTCTCGGCAGCCTGGTCGGCCAGCTCAGCCGCGATGCCGCGCCGCGCATCTCGATCCACACCGAGGGTGCCGCGGCCGAGCTCAACCCCAAGCCGATCGTCTCGGCGGTTCTCGCGGGTTACCTCCGCGTCCACTCCGACACGGTGAACATGGTCAACGCGCCCTTTCTCGCGCGCGAGCGCGGGATCGAGGTGCGTGAAGTCCGGACCGAGCGCGAGGGCGATTACCACACCCTCGTCCGCGTCTCGGTCAAGACCGAGGCGGGCGAGCGGTCGGTCGCGGGCACGCTGTTCGGCAACGAGGCGCCGCGCGTGGTCGAGCTGTTCGGCATCAAGGTCGAGGCCGATCTTGCCGGCCACATGCTCTATGTCGTCAACGAGGATGCGCCCGGCTTCATCGGCCGCATCGGCACGACGCTGGGCGAGGCGGGGGTCAACATCGGCACCTTCCATCTCGGTCGCCGCGCGGCCGGCGGCGAGGCGGTGCTGCTGCTCTCCGTCGACGAGCCCGTCACCCCCGATCTGATCGCCAAGGTCCGCGCGCTCCCGGGCGTCAAGACGGTGATGGCGCTCAAGTTCTGA
- a CDS encoding phosphoserine transaminase: MTDLPAANATLASAKPAEKPARPHFSSGPCAKPPGWSADKLDTRVLGRSHRSKLGKSRLQYAIDLTREILGVPDTHRIAIVPASDTGAVEMAMWSLLGARPVTLLAWESFGEGWVTDAVKQLKIEPTVMKAPYGEIVDLTTVDQSHDVIFTWNGTTSGVRVPSGEWIRDDREGLSFADATSAVFAMDMPWDKLDVTTFSWQKVMGGEGGHGILILGPRAVERLESYTPAWPLPKIFRMTKGGKLIEGLFKGETINTPSMLAVEDYIFALEWAQGIGGLNALIGRSTANATALGRIVDERDWLGHLAADPATRSNTSVCLTVEGADEAFIKKMASLLEAEGAAYDVAGYRDAPAGLRIWCGATVDTADVEALGPWLDWAYAQAKAS, encoded by the coding sequence ATGACTGACCTGCCTGCCGCCAACGCCACCCTTGCGTCCGCAAAACCCGCCGAAAAGCCGGCGCGCCCCCATTTCTCCAGCGGTCCCTGCGCCAAGCCGCCCGGCTGGTCCGCCGACAAGCTCGACACGCGCGTGCTCGGCCGCTCCCACCGCTCGAAGCTCGGCAAGAGCCGCCTCCAGTACGCGATCGACCTGACGCGCGAGATCCTGGGCGTGCCCGACACGCACCGCATCGCGATCGTTCCCGCCAGCGACACCGGCGCGGTCGAGATGGCGATGTGGTCGCTGCTCGGCGCGCGTCCGGTCACGTTGCTCGCCTGGGAAAGCTTCGGCGAGGGCTGGGTCACCGACGCGGTCAAGCAGCTCAAGATCGAGCCGACCGTGATGAAGGCGCCCTATGGCGAGATCGTCGACCTGACGACGGTCGACCAGAGCCACGACGTCATCTTCACCTGGAACGGCACCACGAGCGGCGTTCGGGTGCCCAGTGGCGAGTGGATCCGCGACGACCGCGAAGGGCTGTCCTTCGCCGACGCGACCTCGGCCGTGTTCGCGATGGACATGCCCTGGGACAAGCTCGATGTGACCACCTTCTCCTGGCAGAAGGTAATGGGCGGCGAGGGCGGCCACGGTATCCTGATCCTGGGGCCGCGCGCGGTTGAGCGGCTCGAAAGCTACACCCCCGCCTGGCCGCTGCCCAAGATCTTCCGCATGACCAAGGGCGGAAAGCTGATCGAGGGCCTGTTCAAGGGCGAGACGATCAACACGCCGTCGATGCTCGCGGTCGAGGATTACATCTTCGCGCTCGAATGGGCGCAGGGCATCGGCGGGCTCAATGCGCTGATCGGCCGCTCGACCGCCAATGCGACCGCGCTCGGCCGCATCGTCGACGAGCGCGACTGGCTCGGGCATCTGGCGGCCGATCCGGCGACGCGGTCGAACACCAGCGTCTGCCTGACCGTCGAGGGCGCGGACGAGGCGTTCATCAAGAAGATGGCGTCGCTCCTCGAAGCCGAAGGCGCCGCTTATGACGTCGCCGGCTATCGCGACGCGCCGGCGGGGCTGCGCATCTGGTGCGGCGCGACGGTCGACACCGCCGATGTCGAGGCGCTCGGCCCCTGGCTCGACTGGGCCTACGCCCAGGCGAAGGCTTCCTAA